The nucleotide sequence GGATCGCTTGGGGGCACTGGGGTACTCGCGCCCCCCGCGGTCGCTCGCGTATTCACATAGGCCGCGTCACAGGCAAAACCGCTGTCTTGCATTTCACACTCCACCGACGACTGCAGCTGAAAGTCCACAAACGTATTCGCATTCTCCAGCGATGTAAACACAAACGCGCTCGATACCACCGACTGGCTCCCTTCAGACCAGCCCTCTACCGTGGCTGGCACCGAACCAATTTGCGCTTGGTCGCCCGGACGATTCACATTGAGGGTATCCAGCGTCGTAGCATCCACCATGACCGCATGGGGCTGCGACAAACTTTGGCGATCGCCCACCACCACCTTGCCCGGCGCAAACAGAGCACCATCCGGCTCAAAGCCAAAAATCCTTACCAGTTCCATCTGTCCCTGAGAGTCGCGCCAGAGTCCGCCCTGCACCGTCAAGCCCTCAGCCCGGGCCACGCCGTCGATCTGCTGCACTTGACCGACCATCTGATACGGAATCGGCATAGACAGTTCCAGATTCACCATGTCGGTTGAGGCCACCCACAAATCAGCCCTCGACTCGTCAATCAACCGCCCCACCGACCGACTAAAACCATGGAGCAGGCCCAGTTGCAGCGTCACTAAACTCACGGCAAATAGAATGCCGGCTTGCGAAAAGCAAAATCTCGGCCGATCTTTCAACAACGACTTGCGAGCCAACGAAACCATAACCCTCTAACCAGTCCCCACACGAACACCAACGTCGTCATCAGTACGAACTCGGTCGTCATTTGGATTTAAAGTGAGAGCGACTACGGAGCAGGTGGACTGCGACCTATGATTTTTGTATGCCCTTGGCCCCATTTTCTGCAATTTTGGGTAAACAAGTTGTAGGCATTTCCAGGGTTAAGGAAACCTCAAATCGATGACAAAAACCAACTATCCCGCCCTGGTCGGTACATTCGTGATTACCGCCGGGTTGCTGGGTGGGGGAGCCTGGTATCTCAGCAAAGCCGCTCCCAACTTATTGGGCAACAGCAATACGACCAATAGCCAGAGTGCGATCGCCCCCCAGGGAGAAACCCAGCTCACCTTGTTGGGGGATACTTTTAGCGGCTACAGCACCTTTCGCAACGCAGCCTTTCAAACCGTGTTGGCTGATACTGGCCTCACATTGGCCTATGGCGACGAGTTCGACCAAGCTGCCCGCGCCGCTGCGCTGGGTTCTGGCGAGGCCGACCTCATCGTCACCACCCTCGATCAATATCTGCAGCAGCAGCCCGAGGGCACCATTGTCGGCATGATCGATCGCACCATTGGGGCCGATGCGGTGGTGCTGAACACGCCTCAATATTCGTCGCTGACCTCACTGCTCGACTTGGCGCCGCTGGTGCAGCAGGCCCAGAGCCAGGGACAATCCCTCAAAATCGCCTTTGCGGGCGATACGCCCAGTGAATATTTGGCGCTGGTGCTGGATACCAAATTCGACGCCTTTAACCTGGCCGATTTTGAAGTGGTGCGGGTGGCCGATGCCTCGGAAGCCTGGGCCCTGATGCAAGACCCCAACGAAAATGTGGCGATCGCCGTGCTGTGGGAACCGTTCGTGGCCCAGGCTCGCCAGCAGGGCTACACCGTCGTCCTCTCCAGCAACGACGCGCCCAACTCCATCGTGGATGTGATCGTCGCCTCCGATCGCCTCATCCAGTCCCGCCCCGAACTGATATCCGCCTTTCTGGAAAACTACTATCGCCGCATCGACTCCAACGTGCGCGATGCTTCGCAACTGCAAACCCAAATTGCCGAAGATGGGTCCCTCTCCCCCAGCGACGCCGGAGCCGTTTTGCAGGGCATCGACTTTTTCACCGCCGCCGAAGCCCAAACCTGGATGACCGATGGTACCTTGCAGCGCCGGATTGAAGCGATCGCTGCCGTCCTCGTGCTGTCCGGTCGCCTGAATGATTTGCCCAGCAATCCCGCCGACCTGTTCACCGCCGCCTACTTAAGCGACGCCGCCCAAAATACCCAAACCTTAATTGAACTGGTGCGGGCCGACAATCCCGAACTCGCCGAACGTTTGGCAGGCAGCACCGAGCAAACCCTCAGCATCCCGCAAGTCACTGCCGAGGAGGTGCAAGCTGCCCCCGACATTGGCAATCTGGACGTGCAGGGCAAAGTCGAATTTGGCACGGGT is from Leptolyngbya iicbica LK and encodes:
- a CDS encoding FtsX-like permease family protein, coding for MVSLARKSLLKDRPRFCFSQAGILFAVSLVTLQLGLLHGFSRSVGRLIDESRADLWVASTDMVNLELSMPIPYQMVGQVQQIDGVARAEGLTVQGGLWRDSQGQMELVRIFGFEPDGALFAPGKVVVGDRQSLSQPHAVMVDATTLDTLNVNRPGDQAQIGSVPATVEGWSEGSQSVVSSAFVFTSLENANTFVDFQLQSSVECEMQDSGFACDAAYVNTRATAGGASTPVPPSDPQPMTAADLTSFVLVSAEDGVEVETLRSQIQASLPSHMQVLTQAEMAQQTRQYWLSRTGIGLVLGLGAIASVGVGMVIIGQILYASVSDHIQEFGTLKAIGASNSKIAKIVLEQSAWMAVIGYGPSMLICSGFGFWLYTTQGILVLITPLTALSILGITVVMSAGSALFAVQKVCRIDPMTVFKA
- a CDS encoding OmpA family protein, whose amino-acid sequence is MTKTNYPALVGTFVITAGLLGGGAWYLSKAAPNLLGNSNTTNSQSAIAPQGETQLTLLGDTFSGYSTFRNAAFQTVLADTGLTLAYGDEFDQAARAAALGSGEADLIVTTLDQYLQQQPEGTIVGMIDRTIGADAVVLNTPQYSSLTSLLDLAPLVQQAQSQGQSLKIAFAGDTPSEYLALVLDTKFDAFNLADFEVVRVADASEAWALMQDPNENVAIAVLWEPFVAQARQQGYTVVLSSNDAPNSIVDVIVASDRLIQSRPELISAFLENYYRRIDSNVRDASQLQTQIAEDGSLSPSDAGAVLQGIDFFTAAEAQTWMTDGTLQRRIEAIAAVLVLSGRLNDLPSNPADLFTAAYLSDAAQNTQTLIELVRADNPELAERLAGSTEQTLSIPQVTAEEVQAAPDIGNLDVQGKVEFGTGSAQLTAAGQQTLQGLVQEIQEFNPETVAVRVIGHTSRTGDPGLNQQLSQARAQVVVDYLRSQGIQHNIVAEGKGFYLPLSGVDPTDSAQQRTEIRLVRVN